A genome region from Nocardia sp. NBC_00565 includes the following:
- a CDS encoding MoaD/ThiS family protein, protein MVEIRYFAAIADAVGKDRETLDFPADATVADLRTILADSYGPDLDKMLAVCAYLVGDELTRDPSALLTPRVDVLPPFAGG, encoded by the coding sequence GTGGTTGAGATCCGCTACTTCGCCGCGATCGCCGACGCCGTCGGCAAGGATCGGGAAACCCTGGATTTCCCGGCCGACGCCACGGTCGCCGATCTGCGCACCATCCTCGCCGACTCCTACGGCCCCGACCTCGACAAAATGCTCGCCGTCTGCGCCTACCTCGTCGGCGACGAACTAACCCGCGACCCCTCCGCCCTCCTCACCCCCCGGGTCGACGTCCTCCCTCCCTTCGCAGGCGGCTGA
- the moaA gene encoding GTP 3',8-cyclase MoaA, producing MTLVEMGIPAVRSRLPSLDGRPDTPYLVDRFGRTARDLRVSITEKCSLRCTYCMPEEGLPAIPQDELLTVEEIGRLVALAVRELGVREVRFTGGEPLLRRDLERIIAGCHALVPGTPLSMTTNGVGLAHRARGLAAAGLSRVNVSLDTVDRLGFARLTRRDRLESVFAGIRAARDVGLAPMKINAVLMRDTLAGAPDLLRWCLDECCQLRFIEEMPLDADHEWARANMVTAAELLDVLGTRFTLTEAGRSDPSAPAEQWLVDGGPATVGIIATVTRKFCDTCDRTRLTADGMLRSCLFSDQEFDVRNALRMGADDDEIATIWRGAMWNKWAGHGIDAEDFIPPERTMGAIGG from the coding sequence GTGACGCTGGTCGAGATGGGGATTCCCGCCGTGCGGTCCAGGCTGCCCTCCCTCGACGGACGCCCGGACACGCCGTACCTGGTGGATCGATTCGGGCGGACGGCACGCGATCTGCGCGTATCGATCACCGAGAAGTGCTCGCTGCGCTGCACCTATTGCATGCCCGAGGAGGGCCTGCCCGCGATTCCGCAGGACGAACTACTGACCGTCGAGGAGATCGGGCGCCTGGTCGCGCTCGCGGTGCGGGAGTTGGGGGTGCGCGAGGTCAGGTTCACCGGCGGCGAGCCGCTGCTGCGCCGCGATCTCGAGCGGATCATCGCGGGCTGCCACGCGCTGGTGCCCGGGACCCCGCTTTCCATGACGACCAATGGTGTCGGTCTGGCCCATCGGGCCCGCGGACTCGCGGCCGCCGGGCTGAGCCGGGTGAATGTCTCGCTGGATACGGTGGATCGGCTCGGCTTCGCCCGGCTGACCCGACGCGACCGACTCGAGTCGGTCTTCGCGGGCATCCGCGCCGCCAGGGACGTCGGTCTCGCGCCGATGAAGATCAACGCCGTGCTGATGCGCGACACTCTCGCCGGTGCGCCGGATCTGCTGCGGTGGTGTCTGGACGAGTGCTGCCAACTGCGGTTCATCGAGGAGATGCCGCTGGACGCCGATCACGAATGGGCCCGCGCCAATATGGTGACCGCGGCCGAATTGCTCGATGTGCTCGGCACTCGGTTCACCCTCACCGAGGCGGGCCGTTCGGATCCGTCGGCCCCCGCGGAGCAGTGGCTCGTCGACGGCGGCCCGGCCACCGTCGGCATCATCGCGACGGTGACCCGCAAGTTCTGCGACACCTGCGACCGGACCCGGCTCACCGCCGACGGCATGCTGCGGTCGTGCCTGTTCAGCGATCAGGAATTCGATGTCCGCAATGCGCTGCGCATGGGCGCCGACGACGATGAGATCGCCACCATCTGGCGCGGCGCCATGTGGAACAAGTGGGCCGGCCACGGTATCGATGCCGAGGACTTCATCCCCCCGGAACGCACGATGGGAGCCATCGGTGGTTGA